A window of the Pogona vitticeps strain Pit_001003342236 chromosome 4, PviZW2.1, whole genome shotgun sequence genome harbors these coding sequences:
- the CEBPB gene encoding CCAAT/enhancer-binding protein beta isoform X2, whose amino-acid sequence MQRLVAWDQACLPLQPPAFKSMEVANFYYEADCLTALSKLNPRGAAAAAAGPRSMTELTVGDHERAIDFSPYLDPVASQPHQQQQQQPAAAAGGNFESVCNSGGGGGGGGEKKHPDYPYISLARHNHHHPHSHHPHHHPGIVPSQKAGPLLGCFPPQMVETKVEPVFEHLDSCKGPHKEGGGGGGGRPGLGGMSSPYGSTARSYLGYQSVPSGSSGNLSTSSSSSPPGTPNPSDSSKSASAGGGSGGGGGGGMVYAAGPGGGGGSGGGSKSKSKKCVDKHSEEYKIRRERNNIAVRKSRDKAKMRNLETQHKVLELTAENERLQKKVDQLSRELSTLRNLFKQLPEPLLASSGHC is encoded by the exons ATGCAACGCCTGGTGGCCTGGGACCAGGCATGCCTTCCTCTCCAGCCCCCGGCCTTTAAATCCATGGAAGTGGCGAACTTCTATTACGAGGCGGACTGTCTGACGGCGCTCAGCAAGCTGAACCCccgcggggcggcggcggcggcggcagggccCCGCTCCATGACCGAGCTGACGGTGGGGGATCACGAGAGAGCCATCGACTTCAGCCCTTACCTGGATCCCGTAGCATCGCAgccccaccagcagcagcagcagcagccggcggcggcggcagggggcaACTTTGAGTCGGTTTGcaacagcggcggcggcggcg GCGGCGGCGGGGAGAAGAAGCACCCCGATTATCCCTACATCAGCCTGGCCAGGCATAACCATCACCACCCCCATTCCCatcacccccaccaccacccgggCATCGTGCCAAGCCAAAAGGCCGGGCCGCTGCTGGGTTGCTTCCCGCCCCAGATGGTGGAGACCAAAGTGGAGCCGGTCTTCGAGCACTTGGACTCCTGCAAAGGGCCGCAcaaggaaggcggcggcggcggtggcggccgGCCGGGCCTGGGGGGCATGTCCTCGCCTTACGGCAGCACCGCCCGCTCTTATCTGGGCTACCAGTCGGTGCCCAGCGGGAGCAGCGGGAacctctccacctcctcctcttccagccctCCCGGCACCCCGAACCCCTCCGATTCCTCGAAGTCCGCCTCGGCGGGAggaggaagcggcggcggcggcggcggcggcatggTTTACGCGGCgggccccggcggcggcggcgggagcggcggcggcagcaagagcAAGAGCAAGAAGTGCGTGGACAAGCACAGCGAGGAGTATAAGATCCGCCGCGAGCGGAACAACATCGCCGTGCGCAAGAGCCGCGACAAAGCCAAAATGCGCAACCTCGAGACGCAGCACAAAGTCCTCGAGCTGACGGCCGAGAACGAGAGACTCCAAAAGAAAGTCGACCAGCTCTCCCGGGAGCTCAGCACCCTGCGGAACTTATTCAAACAGCTGCCCGAGCCGCTCTTGGCCTCCTCGGGCCACTGCtag
- the CEBPB gene encoding CCAAT/enhancer-binding protein beta isoform X1, protein MQRLVAWDQACLPLQPPAFKSMEVANFYYEADCLTALSKLNPRGAAAAAAGPRSMTELTVGDHERAIDFSPYLDPVASQPHQQQQQQPAAAAGGNFESVCNSGGGGGGSGGGNGGGQDFLSDLLSEQDYKGGGGEKKHPDYPYISLARHNHHHPHSHHPHHHPGIVPSQKAGPLLGCFPPQMVETKVEPVFEHLDSCKGPHKEGGGGGGGRPGLGGMSSPYGSTARSYLGYQSVPSGSSGNLSTSSSSSPPGTPNPSDSSKSASAGGGSGGGGGGGMVYAAGPGGGGGSGGGSKSKSKKCVDKHSEEYKIRRERNNIAVRKSRDKAKMRNLETQHKVLELTAENERLQKKVDQLSRELSTLRNLFKQLPEPLLASSGHC, encoded by the coding sequence ATGCAACGCCTGGTGGCCTGGGACCAGGCATGCCTTCCTCTCCAGCCCCCGGCCTTTAAATCCATGGAAGTGGCGAACTTCTATTACGAGGCGGACTGTCTGACGGCGCTCAGCAAGCTGAACCCccgcggggcggcggcggcggcggcagggccCCGCTCCATGACCGAGCTGACGGTGGGGGATCACGAGAGAGCCATCGACTTCAGCCCTTACCTGGATCCCGTAGCATCGCAgccccaccagcagcagcagcagcagccggcggcggcggcagggggcaACTTTGAGTCGGTTTGcaacagcggcggcggcggcggcggcagcggcggtggGAACGGCGGCGGCCAAGATTTCCTCTCCGATCTCCTTTCCGAGCAGGACTATAAAGGCGGCGGCGGGGAGAAGAAGCACCCCGATTATCCCTACATCAGCCTGGCCAGGCATAACCATCACCACCCCCATTCCCatcacccccaccaccacccgggCATCGTGCCAAGCCAAAAGGCCGGGCCGCTGCTGGGTTGCTTCCCGCCCCAGATGGTGGAGACCAAAGTGGAGCCGGTCTTCGAGCACTTGGACTCCTGCAAAGGGCCGCAcaaggaaggcggcggcggcggtggcggccgGCCGGGCCTGGGGGGCATGTCCTCGCCTTACGGCAGCACCGCCCGCTCTTATCTGGGCTACCAGTCGGTGCCCAGCGGGAGCAGCGGGAacctctccacctcctcctcttccagccctCCCGGCACCCCGAACCCCTCCGATTCCTCGAAGTCCGCCTCGGCGGGAggaggaagcggcggcggcggcggcggcggcatggTTTACGCGGCgggccccggcggcggcggcgggagcggcggcggcagcaagagcAAGAGCAAGAAGTGCGTGGACAAGCACAGCGAGGAGTATAAGATCCGCCGCGAGCGGAACAACATCGCCGTGCGCAAGAGCCGCGACAAAGCCAAAATGCGCAACCTCGAGACGCAGCACAAAGTCCTCGAGCTGACGGCCGAGAACGAGAGACTCCAAAAGAAAGTCGACCAGCTCTCCCGGGAGCTCAGCACCCTGCGGAACTTATTCAAACAGCTGCCCGAGCCGCTCTTGGCCTCCTCGGGCCACTGCtag